A genomic region of Pseudoxanthomonas suwonensis contains the following coding sequences:
- a CDS encoding SemiSWEET transporter: MSGEWIGYVAAMLTTGAFVPQAVKTLRTRDTKAISLGMYVVFTLGLCFWLAYGIYLGSWPMILSNVVTLVLAALILGLKLRHG, from the coding sequence ATGAGCGGCGAATGGATCGGCTACGTGGCCGCGATGCTCACCACCGGGGCCTTCGTGCCGCAGGCGGTCAAGACCCTGCGCACGCGCGACACCAAGGCGATCTCGCTGGGCATGTACGTGGTGTTCACCCTCGGCCTGTGCTTCTGGCTGGCCTACGGCATCTACCTCGGTTCCTGGCCGATGATCCTGTCGAACGTGGTGACGCTGGTGCTGGCTGCGTTGATCCTGGGGCTCAAGCTGCGCCACGGCTGA
- a CDS encoding metal-dependent hydrolase family protein produces the protein MRATLLSLALLFPSVAVAAPAVDAARELHCGKLFDARSGRLLGPHTVQVRDGRIQGVSAGIPAIPAGTALDLRGHTCLPGWTDLHVHMGSQSSPQSYSEGFRLDPVDFAFRSVGYAEKTLLAGFTSVRDLGGEVAPHLRDAIAQGLVKGPRIFAAGKSIATTGGHADPTNGWNHMLSELAGAPGPTEGVVNSVDDARQAVRQRYKDGSDVIKITATGGVLSYARSGDAPQFTVDEVKAVVDTARDYGYRVAAHAHGTEGMKRAVMAGVTSIEHGTQMTDEVMRLMKQHGTWYVPTIYAGRFVADKARIDGYFPEVVRPKAARIGAQIQDTFARAYKAGVKIGFGTDMGVGPHGDNAREFVYMVEAGMPAAAALQSATIRAAEVLGVDDQGVIEAGKRADIVAVPGDPLADIGVVMDVAFVMKDGVVYKAPRAGDADAAGSP, from the coding sequence ATGCGCGCCACCCTGCTGTCGCTGGCCCTGCTCTTCCCGTCCGTCGCCGTCGCCGCACCGGCCGTCGACGCCGCCCGCGAGCTGCACTGCGGCAAGCTGTTCGACGCCCGCAGCGGCCGGCTGCTGGGGCCGCATACGGTGCAGGTGCGCGACGGCCGGATCCAGGGCGTGAGCGCCGGCATCCCGGCCATCCCGGCCGGCACCGCACTGGACCTGCGCGGCCACACCTGCCTGCCCGGCTGGACCGACCTGCACGTGCACATGGGCAGCCAGTCCAGCCCGCAGAGCTATTCGGAAGGCTTCCGCCTGGACCCGGTGGACTTCGCCTTCCGCAGCGTCGGCTACGCCGAGAAGACCCTGCTGGCCGGCTTCACCAGCGTGCGCGACCTCGGTGGCGAGGTGGCCCCGCACCTGCGCGACGCGATCGCCCAGGGCCTGGTCAAGGGCCCGCGGATCTTCGCCGCCGGCAAGTCGATCGCCACCACCGGCGGCCACGCCGACCCGACCAACGGCTGGAACCACATGCTCTCGGAACTGGCCGGCGCACCGGGCCCGACCGAGGGCGTGGTCAATTCCGTCGACGACGCCCGCCAGGCGGTGCGCCAGCGCTACAAGGACGGCAGCGACGTGATCAAGATCACCGCCACCGGCGGCGTGCTCAGCTACGCCCGTTCCGGCGACGCGCCGCAGTTCACCGTCGACGAGGTCAAGGCGGTGGTCGACACCGCCCGCGACTACGGCTACCGCGTGGCCGCGCACGCGCACGGCACCGAGGGCATGAAGCGCGCGGTCATGGCCGGGGTGACCAGCATCGAGCATGGCACCCAGATGACCGACGAAGTCATGCGCCTGATGAAGCAGCACGGCACCTGGTACGTGCCGACCATCTACGCCGGCCGCTTCGTCGCCGACAAGGCCAGGATCGACGGCTACTTCCCCGAGGTGGTGCGGCCGAAGGCGGCGCGGATCGGCGCCCAGATCCAGGACACCTTCGCCCGCGCGTACAAGGCCGGGGTGAAGATCGGCTTCGGCACCGACATGGGCGTGGGTCCGCATGGCGACAACGCGCGCGAGTTCGTCTACATGGTCGAGGCCGGCATGCCCGCCGCCGCCGCGCTGCAGAGCGCCACGATCCGCGCCGCCGAGGTGCTGGGCGTGGACGACCAGGGCGTGATCGAGGCCGGCAAGCGCGCCGACATCGTCGCCGTGCCCGGCGACCCACTGGCCGACATCGGCGTGGTCATGGACGTGGCCTTCGTGATGAAGGACGGCGTGGTCTACAAGGCGCCGCGGGCCGGCGACGCCGATGCGGCGGGCTCGCCATGA